Proteins encoded in a region of the Salvelinus fontinalis isolate EN_2023a chromosome 17, ASM2944872v1, whole genome shotgun sequence genome:
- the LOC129814608 gene encoding sterile alpha motif domain-containing protein 7-like — protein MTPREQLRNMSAMGEQGALDEKHWYRLVNGMSAGELCQRQEMMMRNQIAMAPQILAQGQQRLQGVPTQFEPRFMERELVPPSEMGSSEARQMHMGGHLGPPMPPHPGISGRGFPGVGYSFMPSEPMETVARRQELIHKQNVARMEMNAILHQKEMENAHQRGLVGMDAPMMYQSNAMALRGRQRLPDGHDFFVHRTTLEEMQANNLLMSSSPYPPISTLQRERGRRAGRRATNHKSAESHASGPKGQSEGKSVEQSPGGASGDEKEAEGKMDMGGEAVGKQHQAKMDTELSSNGRKSYKEAAQGLRKACINSQDGCPDVTNRNSGASDKDRPTQCSAFQYPSASGPIPGMPYMFPPGPPNLFLNGQDMSSVKDLRKWTVDDVYIFIKNMPSCSEYAQTFKDHVIDGETLPFLTEDHLLDTMGLKLGPALKIRSRVSSRLGSMFYTMSLPFSAAAALQATPENAGGDRSSEISSPVYCNSVEMMGSPCTRDPEGRKPTDPLPETDNPSPPSASSETA, from the exons AGCTATGTCAGAGGCAAGAGATGATGATGAGGAACCAGATAGCCATGGCTCCTCAGATCCTGGCCCAAGGACAGCAGAGGTTACAGGGGGTGCCCACCCAGTTTGAGCCTCGCTTCATGGAAAGAGAGCTGGTTCCACCCTCGGAGATGGGATCTTCCGAGGCCAGGCAGATGCACATGGGGGGTCACCTGGGTCCGCCCATGCCCCCACACCCTGGAATTTCTGGCAGGGGCTTCCCTGGAGTTGGTTACAGTTTCATGCCCTCAGAGCCCATGGAGACAGTTGCCCGGCGACAGGAGCTCATCCACAAGCAGAATGTCGCCAG GATGGAGATGAATGCCATCCTCCACCAGAAGGAGATGGAGAATGCCCATCAGAGGGGTCTGGTGGGTATGGATGCGCCCATGATGTACCAGTCCAACGCCATGGCTCTCCGGGGGCGCCAGCGCCTCCCAGATGGCCACGACTTCTTCGTCCACCGTACCACCCTGGAGGAAATGCAGGCCAACAACCTCCTGATGTCCTCCAGCCCCTATCCACCAATCAGCACGCTGCAGAGGGAGAGGGGCCGCAGGGCTGGTCGCAGGGCAACTAATCACAAGAGCGCAGAGAGCCATGCGTCTGGCCCCAAGGGCCAATCGGAGGGCAAGAGCGTGGAGCAGAGTCCCGGGGGTGCCTCTGGAGATGAGAAAGAGGCGGAGGGGAAAATGGATATGGGAGGGGAGGCAGTCGGCAAACAACATCAAGCCAAAATGGACACAGAGCTCTCGTCGAATGGCAGAAAGAGCTACAAGGAGGCGGCGCAGGGCCTGCGCAAAGCCTGCATAAACAGTCAAGATGGCTGCCCTGACGTCACCAACCGCAACAGTGGCGCCAGCGACAAAGACAGGCCCACTCAATGCTCTGCGTTCCAGTATCCCTCCGCCAGTGGACCTATCCCAGGCATGCCTTACATGTTCCCTCCTG GGCCACCCAATCTCTTTCTTAACGGACAAGACATGTCCTCTGTTAAAGACCTCAGGAAGTGGACAGTGGATGACGTGTACATCTTCATTAAAAACATGCCCAGCTGCTCTGAATATGCTCAG ACGTTCAAGGACCACGTGATAGATGGAGAGACATTGCCATTCCTGACAGAAGACCATCTACTGGACACGATGGGACTGAAGCTGGGCCCGGCACTCAAGATACGATCACGG GTATCGAGCCGGCTAGGCAGCATGTTCTACACGATGAGCCTCCCATTCTCCGCTGCCGCCGCCCTACAGGCCACCCCTGAGAATGCAGGAGGAGACAGATCGTCAGAGATCAGCTCCCCTGTATACTGTAACAGTGTGGAGATGATGGGCAGCCCCTGCACCAGAGACCCAGAAGGCCGGAAACCCACAGACCCCCTCCCAGAGACTGacaacccctctcccccctcgGCCAGCAGTGAAACTGCCTGA